The proteins below are encoded in one region of Hordeum vulgare subsp. vulgare chromosome 3H, MorexV3_pseudomolecules_assembly, whole genome shotgun sequence:
- the LOC123442863 gene encoding receptor-like protein 19: protein MVQLGVLQKMLLEEKKFSGMQIIDLASNNFSGSLSSKWFDMLQTMMANSSGEGNALASDSSFPGDQYYYYQEILTFKGHELAFTKILTTFKMIDFSNNAFDGSIPNSVGKLIALHSLNMSHNAFTGGIPSKLGDLAQLESLDFSWNKLSGVIPRELTILTYLAVLNLSCNNLTGMIPEGPQFSSFANNSFEGNEELCGRPLSKQCNSSGTRTLDSSVSPQDNVGTIVLFVFVGSGIEVGFAVAVVLSVLVQAKRWNCNRFLFHQ from the coding sequence TGCTGGAAGAAAAAAAATTCTCAGGAATGCAAATTATTGATTTGGCCTCAAATAACTTCTCTGGGAGCTTGAGTTCAAAATGGTTTGACATGCTACAAACAATGATGGCAAACTCTAGTGGTGAGGGTAATGCTTTGGCATCTGATAGTAGTTTTCCTGGGGATCAGTACTACTACTACCAAGAAATTCTCACATTTAAAGGGCATGAACTGGCATTTACCAAGATCCTGACCACTTTCAAGATGATCGATTTCTCAAACAACGCTTTTGATGGGTCCATCCCAAACTCAGTAGGGAAGCTTATTGCTCTACATAGCCTCAACATGTCACATAATGCGTTCACTGGAGGAATCCCATCAAAGCTTGGTGACTTAGCTCAACTTGAGTCTCTGGACTTCTCTTGGAACAAGCTCTCAGGGGTGATTCCACGGGAGCTAACCATCCTAACATATCTCGCCGTGCTGAATCTCTCCTGCAACAATTTGACCGGAATGATACCAGAAGGGCCGCAGTTCTCATCATTCGCCAACAACTCATTCGAAGGCAATGAAGAACTGTGTGGGCGGCCACTTTCCAAACAGTGCAACAGTTCAGGTACGAGAACCCTCGACTCATCAGTGTCTCCGCAAGACAATGTTGGAACCATAGTGTTGTTTGTGTTTGTGGGATCCGGTATCGAAGTTGGCTTTGCGGTGGCAGTTGTGTTGTCAGTGTTGGTTCAGGCCAAACGTTGGAACTGCAATCGTTTCCTGTTCCACCAGTGA